The following are from one region of the Halodesulfurarchaeum sp. HSR-GB genome:
- a CDS encoding OsmC family protein — protein sequence MAETDAKSEHTVSYSISAESKTATHTVIEARDFEFSVDEPTNVGGTNAGPNPVEYMLGALAGCLNVVGHTVAEEMGITVRNIAVSIEGDLDPRKFMGRAEEPRAGYQDVRVDLTVDSPADEATLADWLETVESRCPVSDNFQNPTPVSLSVTTE from the coding sequence ATGGCAGAAACAGACGCGAAAAGTGAACACACAGTTTCGTACTCGATCTCGGCCGAGAGCAAGACCGCGACGCACACGGTTATCGAGGCCCGGGACTTCGAGTTCTCCGTCGACGAGCCGACCAACGTTGGTGGCACGAACGCCGGACCGAACCCCGTCGAGTACATGCTGGGGGCGCTTGCCGGCTGTCTGAACGTCGTTGGCCACACCGTGGCCGAGGAGATGGGTATCACCGTCCGGAACATCGCCGTCTCCATCGAGGGCGACCTCGATCCGCGGAAGTTCATGGGTCGGGCCGAGGAGCCACGCGCGGGGTATCAGGATGTGCGGGTCGACCTGACGGTCGACTCCCCGGCTGACGAGGCGACCCTGGCGGACTGGCTCGAAACCGTTGAATCGCGCTGCCCGGTCAGCGACAACTTCCAGAACCCGACTCCGGTCTCGCTTTCGGTCACGACCGAGTGA
- a CDS encoding GntG family PLP-dependent aldolase, producing MIDLRSDTVTRPSDEMREAAADAAVGDDVHGDDPTVTELEARAAEIAGTEAALFVPSGTMGNQIAARVHTERGQEAITDRESHVVRYERAGYSQHSALQIRTIDAERGLPTPEQVEAAYLEGDLHRPETGLLSLENTHNARGGLALDPDAFAETVESAHGLGVPVHLDGARVFNAAVANDVDVTAYTEPVDSVMFCLSKGLGAPIGSMLAGSEAFIEEAIGIRKLLGGGMRQAGMVAAPGLLALENRDHLQTDHENATTLAAGLDEIEGLAVTPPETNIVLADTAGLDVTASAFLEAIEDEGVQASEFGPYTARFVTHWDVTAADIEAAIEAVQTRF from the coding sequence ATGATCGACTTGCGAAGTGATACCGTCACCCGCCCAAGCGACGAGATGCGCGAGGCCGCAGCCGACGCTGCCGTCGGCGACGACGTCCACGGAGACGATCCGACCGTCACGGAACTCGAAGCCCGGGCCGCCGAGATCGCCGGGACCGAGGCGGCGCTGTTCGTCCCGTCCGGGACGATGGGCAATCAGATCGCCGCCCGGGTCCACACCGAGCGTGGGCAGGAGGCCATCACCGACCGCGAGAGCCACGTCGTCCGTTACGAGCGGGCCGGATATTCCCAGCACTCCGCGCTCCAGATCCGGACGATCGACGCCGAGCGGGGACTGCCGACACCCGAACAGGTCGAGGCGGCGTATCTGGAGGGGGACCTCCACCGGCCCGAAACTGGCCTGCTCAGCCTGGAGAACACGCACAACGCCCGTGGCGGCCTGGCCCTCGATCCCGACGCGTTCGCCGAGACGGTCGAAAGTGCCCACGGCCTGGGTGTACCCGTCCACCTCGACGGGGCCCGGGTCTTCAACGCGGCCGTGGCGAACGACGTCGACGTGACGGCCTACACCGAGCCCGTCGACTCGGTGATGTTCTGTCTCTCGAAGGGGCTTGGCGCGCCGATCGGGTCGATGCTCGCGGGGTCAGAAGCCTTCATCGAGGAGGCCATCGGCATTCGAAAGCTCCTGGGCGGCGGGATGCGCCAGGCCGGGATGGTCGCCGCGCCGGGCCTGCTCGCGCTCGAAAACCGGGACCACCTGCAAACGGACCACGAGAACGCTACGACGCTCGCCGCCGGCCTCGACGAAATCGAGGGGCTCGCGGTGACGCCGCCGGAGACCAACATCGTGCTCGCCGACACCGCCGGACTCGACGTGACCGCGTCGGCGTTCCTGGAAGCGATCGAGGACGAAGGCGTCCAGGCCTCCGAGTTCGGCCCCTACACCGCCCGCTTTGTCACCCACTGGGACGTGACTGCCGCGGACATCGAGGCGGCGATCGAGGCCGTCCAGACGCGGTTCTGA
- a CDS encoding magnesium transporter, translating into MTVASLARSAYREALGPLLVAAVGGLFAGLVLTGMEADLERTRGLLVLVPALLATRGNVFGAFAARIASGLHQGLVGPKLQVDDKRLQAATAAASSNNLLASGFAAVLTVLAMLALGQGVAPLWELLAIALIAAFLSGLALAAVVIAVMFLGFRRGIDPDTLVGPLVTTTGDVIGIAFLLLAVRIVVGGV; encoded by the coding sequence ATGACAGTCGCCTCGCTGGCTCGATCAGCCTACCGCGAGGCACTCGGCCCGCTTCTGGTGGCGGCCGTCGGGGGCCTGTTCGCCGGACTCGTGCTGACGGGCATGGAGGCGGATCTGGAGCGGACTCGCGGTCTGTTGGTCCTCGTTCCGGCCCTGCTGGCCACCAGAGGGAACGTCTTCGGGGCCTTCGCCGCGCGGATCGCCTCCGGGCTCCACCAGGGGCTTGTTGGCCCCAAACTGCAGGTGGACGACAAGCGCCTGCAGGCGGCGACCGCCGCAGCCTCCTCGAACAACCTGCTCGCGAGTGGGTTCGCCGCGGTGCTCACCGTCCTGGCCATGCTCGCGCTGGGCCAGGGGGTGGCCCCGCTCTGGGAACTCCTGGCGATCGCGCTCATCGCGGCGTTTCTCTCCGGACTCGCGCTCGCGGCCGTCGTCATCGCCGTGATGTTCCTGGGCTTCCGACGTGGGATCGACCCCGACACGCTCGTGGGGCCGCTCGTGACGACCACAGGGGACGTCATCGGCATCGCCTTCCTGTTGCTCGCGGTCCGGATCGTCGTCGGGGGGGTCTAG
- a CDS encoding type II toxin-antitoxin system death-on-curing family toxin, which yields MTDFWYPSVEDILTIHEEIVTEYADTTRGVQQRGEIEFALHYIEEGSFGRAPETIHEKAYHLLRLLVANYPFVDANKRTALNTTVVFYFLNGYQFKYDSEIRTILKQFGKAETSIDREEAITYLETHTESLGLPGAIENWREDLIKYGLEELSTGTDPND from the coding sequence ATGACTGACTTCTGGTATCCGTCAGTCGAGGACATCCTCACCATTCACGAGGAAATTGTTACGGAGTACGCCGATACGACCCGGGGAGTACAACAGCGTGGGGAAATCGAGTTTGCTCTTCACTATATTGAAGAGGGAAGTTTCGGACGGGCGCCTGAGACGATTCACGAAAAGGCGTATCACCTGCTTCGACTCCTCGTGGCGAATTACCCATTCGTCGATGCCAACAAGCGCACGGCCCTCAACACCACTGTCGTCTTTTATTTTCTGAATGGGTACCAGTTCAAATATGATAGTGAGATTCGGACAATTCTCAAGCAGTTCGGCAAAGCCGAGACTTCAATCGATAGGGAGGAGGCCATTACCTATCTCGAAACGCACACGGAATCCCTCGGTCTGCCGGGCGCAATCGAGAATTGGCGTGAAGACCTCATCAAGTATGGACTTGAAGAATTATCCACGGGGACGGACCCGAATGATTAA
- a CDS encoding 2'-5' RNA ligase family protein, with protein sequence MYSVNVPVPPAVRDLARELRPALTSFERIRPARSRTLVLKRLPAANRREYLRDARRARAALDGAPAFEAEITGLDVFREPPTGTAPVAYLAVESPGLFQLHQRLVDEFGAIEDLEGPGTYTPHVTLARDGPATAADSLLEREIEPVRFTVDTLELYDSGHSERVESISLPA encoded by the coding sequence GTGTACAGCGTCAACGTCCCGGTTCCGCCCGCCGTCCGGGATCTCGCCCGTGAGCTTCGACCCGCGCTCACGTCCTTCGAGCGAATCCGGCCCGCCCGGAGCCGAACGCTCGTTCTCAAACGGCTCCCGGCGGCAAACCGGCGTGAATACCTGCGGGACGCTCGCCGGGCCCGAGCGGCCCTCGACGGGGCGCCCGCCTTCGAGGCCGAAATCACGGGGCTCGATGTCTTTCGCGAGCCACCGACCGGGACCGCCCCGGTAGCCTATCTGGCCGTCGAGAGCCCCGGCCTCTTTCAGCTCCACCAGCGGCTCGTCGACGAATTCGGGGCGATCGAGGATCTGGAGGGCCCGGGGACGTACACGCCCCACGTCACTCTGGCCCGTGACGGGCCCGCGACGGCTGCTGACTCCCTCCTCGAGCGTGAGATCGAGCCGGTCCGGTTCACCGTCGACACGCTCGAACTCTACGACAGCGGCCACAGCGAGCGAGTCGAGTCGATATCCCTGCCCGCCTGA
- a CDS encoding argininosuccinate synthase: MTQNTVVLAFSGGLDTTVTVPLLQEEYGYDEVVGVTVDVGQPEAEFEEAKATAEALDVEHYVVDATEAFGDLLMDAVKANATYEGYPLGTALARPVIAATIQAVAEDIGAEGLAHGCTGKGNDQLRFEAVWRQSDMDVVAPVRELDLTREWEIEYAEEKGLPVDSGNDGTWSIDTNLWSRSIEGGNLEDPGYVPPEDIYAWTEEPTGETELIEIEFEQGVPVALDGEAMDPVELITTLNEVAGAHGVGRTDMMEDRILGLKVRENYEHPAATTLLAAHEALESYVFTAETIQFKQTVDDAWAEKAYKGLLASPLVDSLEAFIEDTQTEVTGTVTIKFEGGQARPVARESDNAVYSEAAASFNTQAVMGDIEQGDATGFAKYHGFQDRLAATIQASTDVSDFAADIETDT; encoded by the coding sequence ATGACACAGAACACCGTCGTGCTCGCCTTCTCGGGCGGGCTCGACACGACCGTCACCGTCCCGCTGCTGCAAGAAGAGTACGGCTACGACGAAGTCGTCGGCGTCACCGTCGACGTCGGCCAGCCCGAAGCCGAGTTCGAGGAGGCCAAAGCCACCGCCGAGGCCCTCGACGTCGAGCACTACGTCGTCGACGCCACCGAGGCCTTCGGCGACCTCCTCATGGACGCCGTCAAGGCAAACGCCACCTACGAGGGCTATCCCCTGGGCACGGCCCTGGCCCGCCCGGTCATCGCCGCCACGATCCAGGCGGTCGCCGAGGACATCGGGGCCGAGGGCCTCGCACACGGCTGCACCGGCAAGGGCAACGACCAGCTCCGCTTCGAGGCCGTCTGGCGCCAGTCCGACATGGACGTGGTCGCCCCCGTCCGCGAACTCGACCTGACCCGCGAGTGGGAGATCGAGTACGCCGAGGAGAAGGGCCTGCCCGTCGACAGCGGCAACGACGGCACCTGGTCGATCGACACGAACCTCTGGAGCCGCTCGATCGAGGGCGGCAACCTGGAGGACCCGGGCTATGTCCCACCCGAGGACATCTACGCGTGGACCGAGGAGCCGACCGGCGAGACCGAACTGATCGAGATCGAGTTCGAGCAGGGCGTCCCAGTCGCACTCGACGGCGAGGCGATGGACCCGGTCGAACTCATCACGACGCTCAACGAGGTCGCCGGAGCCCACGGCGTCGGCCGGACCGACATGATGGAAGACCGCATCCTCGGGCTAAAGGTTCGGGAGAACTACGAGCACCCCGCCGCGACGACGTTACTCGCCGCTCACGAAGCCCTGGAGTCGTATGTCTTCACCGCCGAGACGATCCAGTTCAAGCAGACCGTCGACGACGCGTGGGCCGAGAAGGCCTACAAGGGTCTGCTGGCCTCGCCGCTCGTCGATAGTCTGGAGGCGTTCATCGAGGACACCCAGACCGAGGTCACCGGCACGGTCACGATCAAGTTCGAGGGCGGCCAGGCCCGCCCGGTCGCCCGCGAGAGCGACAACGCGGTCTACTCCGAGGCCGCCGCCTCGTTCAACACCCAGGCCGTCATGGGCGACATCGAGCAGGGCGACGCGACCGGCTTCGCGAAGTACCACGGCTTCCAGGACCGCCTCGCGGCCACGATCCAGGCCTCGACGGACGTCTCGGACTTCGCGGCCGACATCGAGACCGACACCTGA
- a CDS encoding magnesium transporter: protein MQSQPGSHWTFRSISRATLPTLTLLTAVAVGSGLLLATFEEALYQYPSLLILVPVTIGTAGNLGSLLASRLSTAFHLGTLSFRFRDEQLGGHSLATVALALTLFPLVGAGAWILALVTGRVVLPLWRVVLISTTSGAGLAAVAIVATVLTTYGAYQAGLDPDDVVIPVVTVLADVFGVVMLFLTVSAFT from the coding sequence ATGCAGTCCCAGCCAGGCAGCCACTGGACGTTCCGGTCGATCTCCCGGGCCACCCTGCCGACGCTCACGCTGCTCACCGCCGTCGCGGTTGGCTCCGGGCTGCTGCTTGCCACCTTCGAGGAGGCGCTCTACCAGTATCCCTCGCTTTTGATCCTCGTCCCGGTCACCATCGGAACCGCCGGAAACCTGGGCAGTTTGCTCGCCTCGCGCCTCTCGACGGCGTTTCACCTGGGCACGCTCTCCTTTCGCTTCCGCGACGAGCAGTTGGGTGGCCACTCGTTGGCGACGGTGGCCCTCGCACTCACGCTCTTTCCCCTCGTCGGGGCCGGGGCCTGGATCCTCGCGCTCGTGACCGGACGGGTCGTCCTCCCGCTCTGGCGCGTGGTCCTCATCTCGACGACCAGCGGGGCTGGCCTCGCTGCCGTCGCGATCGTCGCCACCGTGCTGACGACCTACGGGGCCTACCAGGCCGGCCTGGACCCCGACGACGTGGTAATTCCGGTGGTCACCGTGCTCGCTGACGTGTTCGGGGTCGTCATGCTCTTTCTCACCGTGTCGGCCTTTACCTGA
- a CDS encoding ATP-dependent DNA helicase, whose translation MAAEYERFFPKPEPYPNQAEAMDVIADALEVGRDVLFEGAPGTGKTLAALAPSLAYAREHDKTVVITTNVHQQMHQFVEEAREIHAETPIRSAVFKGKSSMCHIDVGYEECQVLRDTTRDLVELEEELDELRDQERRLLDQAQDGSESATEKRQSVLEEIEALEEQRANLEDSNTCEHYRTNLTRPGDAFVSWLFDDVRTPTEVYSYAEQQGVCGYERLKEGLDGVELVVANYHHLLDPVIRSQFFRWLDRDPEDVIAVFDEAHNVEDAARDHATRTLTENTLAEAANEAGDVEDSRADAALRIIQPFQDALIETYEANLGFGDRERVGSTWQDVPVANETGRDDLTRAFLDRYTGPGISTDLDEALKLGTALDEEYETAYREGDAETRRESQTLAAADFIEGYLEEGDETGQYPTLGIRRDESTNEVYGRAELFNCIPREVTETLFEEVHATVLMSATLRPFDVLSEVLGLSDPAELAFGLTFPEQNRRTFAVDVPPLFASRRDDPGIQEVLTDTLSDVVQFTPGNTLLFFPSYGEAERYYDRLSGTLDATLFLDEPGVAVEEKRQSFVERTDGVLFTSLWGTLAEGVSFDGDDARSVAVVGVPYPRLDERSEAIQDAYDEVFGDREPDAGWRYAVEIPTVRKTRQALGRVIRSPSDIGVRALIDRRYTPASRTQLPDYTVNPDFPPEERAELIDVEPSKLKYAMLNFFRDRDAWNGRPPTP comes from the coding sequence GTGGCAGCCGAGTACGAACGGTTCTTCCCGAAGCCCGAGCCCTACCCGAATCAGGCCGAGGCGATGGACGTCATCGCCGACGCCCTCGAGGTCGGCCGGGACGTGCTCTTCGAGGGAGCCCCGGGCACCGGAAAGACCCTCGCCGCCCTGGCACCGTCACTCGCGTACGCGCGGGAACACGACAAGACCGTCGTCATCACGACGAACGTCCACCAGCAGATGCACCAGTTCGTCGAGGAGGCCCGCGAGATCCACGCCGAGACGCCCATCCGGAGTGCCGTGTTCAAGGGCAAGTCCTCGATGTGTCACATCGACGTGGGCTACGAGGAGTGTCAGGTCCTGCGGGACACGACCCGGGATCTGGTCGAACTCGAAGAAGAACTCGACGAACTTCGAGATCAGGAACGGCGGCTGCTCGATCAGGCCCAGGACGGCTCGGAGTCGGCGACCGAGAAGCGCCAGTCGGTCCTCGAAGAGATCGAAGCGCTCGAAGAACAGCGGGCGAACCTGGAGGACTCGAACACCTGTGAGCACTACCGGACGAACCTGACCCGGCCGGGGGACGCCTTTGTCTCCTGGCTCTTTGACGACGTGCGCACGCCGACGGAGGTCTACAGCTACGCCGAACAGCAGGGAGTCTGTGGCTACGAGCGCCTCAAAGAGGGCCTCGACGGCGTCGAGTTGGTCGTGGCGAACTATCACCACCTCCTCGATCCGGTCATCCGCAGCCAGTTCTTCCGGTGGCTCGACCGGGACCCCGAGGACGTGATCGCGGTCTTCGATGAGGCACACAACGTCGAGGACGCCGCCCGGGACCACGCCACCAGAACGCTGACCGAGAACACCCTGGCGGAGGCCGCAAACGAGGCCGGGGATGTCGAGGACTCCCGGGCCGACGCCGCGCTCCGAATTATCCAGCCCTTCCAGGACGCCCTGATCGAGACCTACGAGGCGAATCTGGGGTTCGGCGACCGGGAGCGGGTCGGGTCCACCTGGCAGGACGTGCCGGTCGCGAACGAGACTGGCCGGGACGATCTGACACGGGCGTTCCTCGACCGGTACACCGGCCCCGGCATCAGCACGGATCTGGACGAGGCGCTGAAACTCGGGACGGCCCTGGACGAGGAGTACGAGACGGCCTACCGGGAGGGAGACGCCGAGACCCGTCGGGAGTCCCAGACGCTCGCTGCGGCGGACTTCATCGAGGGGTACCTGGAGGAGGGCGACGAGACCGGGCAGTATCCGACCCTCGGCATCAGACGCGACGAGTCGACGAACGAGGTCTACGGCCGGGCGGAGCTTTTCAACTGCATCCCCCGTGAGGTGACCGAGACGCTCTTCGAGGAGGTTCACGCGACGGTCCTGATGAGCGCGACCCTGCGGCCCTTCGACGTGCTCTCGGAGGTCCTCGGACTCTCCGACCCCGCCGAACTCGCCTTCGGGCTGACCTTCCCCGAGCAGAACCGCCGGACGTTCGCGGTCGACGTGCCGCCGCTTTTCGCCAGCCGACGGGACGATCCCGGCATCCAGGAAGTCCTCACGGACACCCTCTCGGACGTGGTCCAGTTCACCCCCGGGAACACGCTGCTCTTCTTCCCCAGTTACGGCGAGGCCGAGCGGTACTACGACCGGCTCTCGGGGACCCTCGACGCCACGCTCTTCCTCGACGAGCCGGGGGTCGCCGTGGAGGAGAAGCGACAGTCCTTCGTCGAGCGGACGGACGGTGTGCTGTTCACCTCCCTCTGGGGCACGCTCGCGGAGGGGGTTAGCTTCGACGGCGACGACGCCCGGTCGGTCGCGGTCGTCGGCGTCCCGTATCCCCGCCTCGACGAGCGTAGCGAGGCCATCCAGGACGCCTACGACGAGGTGTTCGGCGACCGCGAGCCGGATGCCGGCTGGCGCTACGCCGTCGAAATTCCCACGGTCAGGAAGACACGACAGGCACTGGGGCGGGTGATCCGATCGCCCTCCGATATCGGCGTCCGGGCGCTCATCGACCGCCGCTACACGCCAGCGTCCCGGACACAGCTCCCGGACTACACGGTCAATCCCGACTTCCCGCCCGAGGAACGGGCCGAACTGATCGACGTCGAGCCGAGCAAGCTGAAGTACGCGATGTTGAACTTCTTCCGGGACCGGGACGCCTGGAATGGACGGCCGCCGACGCCCTGA
- a CDS encoding metallophosphoesterase: MIVVVSDTHRSERPGLTGSLREAVRSADRVIHAGDFTTEAVLDGFQSVASSLVAVAGNRDEPGVQDRLPTARTLTIGTFTVAVTHTQRGGQTGLTYFGAERGADLVISGHTHRPHLHTADGPVLLNPGSHADPRGGDPTYATLAKRDGDLEITIRDTTGAEKRSVRLEGRKAGGNGTRGH; the protein is encoded by the coding sequence ATGATCGTGGTCGTCTCGGATACACATCGAAGCGAGCGCCCCGGGCTCACGGGCTCGCTTCGGGAGGCCGTCCGGAGCGCCGACCGGGTGATTCACGCGGGGGACTTCACCACCGAGGCGGTGCTCGATGGCTTTCAGTCAGTTGCCTCCTCGCTCGTCGCCGTGGCCGGCAACCGGGACGAGCCAGGTGTCCAGGACCGGCTTCCCACGGCTCGCACGCTCACGATCGGGACGTTCACGGTCGCGGTGACCCACACCCAGCGTGGTGGCCAGACCGGCCTCACATATTTCGGGGCCGAGCGAGGTGCCGATCTGGTGATCTCCGGGCACACTCATCGACCGCATCTGCACACTGCGGACGGGCCAGTCCTGCTCAACCCGGGGAGCCACGCCGATCCCAGGGGCGGTGACCCGACCTACGCGACCCTCGCGAAGCGCGATGGCGATCTGGAGATCACGATCCGAGACACGACGGGGGCCGAAAAACGGTCGGTTCGGCTGGAGGGCCGAAAAGCGGGCGGGAACGGCACGAGGGGGCACTGA
- the argH gene encoding argininosuccinate lyase: MTEDTADSSVVRRDRYSGGPARDFLSSMAADAHIFAADLAVDRAHVTMLAEQGIIPEETAGEIFDALDEIEAAGHEALPDGEDVHEAIETAVIDRVGPEGGKMHTGRSRNDEVASCLRFQLRADLLETLDAVIAFRETLLSVAGDNLDTVMPGYTHLQPAQPTTVAHYLASYESAAARDTERLLDAYDRTNRSPLGAAALAGTPFDVDRERTAELLGFDSIVENSLDAVAGRDFLLEALSAIAGLTVTLSGLAEDLIFYANRGYITLDDDYASTSSIMPQKKNPDSLELVRATAGDAAGALQGLMTTIAGLPRAYNRDLQRATPHVWEPVAAVTEATEVAAGAVGTLDWNEAVLEQAAGEGFSTATGIADRLAMSGLPFRTAHEIVATTAQTLESAGEIDDGAPDDAATIEALAAATEATTGSPLEEFVDREELTALLDPAESVAARDSRGGPAPSQVEQALADARSGVEADRRAVTKRQAAIDAAEQARMEVDFR, encoded by the coding sequence ATGACAGAGGACACCGCGGACAGTTCGGTCGTCCGCCGCGATCGCTACAGCGGCGGGCCCGCCCGGGACTTCCTCTCCTCGATGGCCGCAGACGCCCACATCTTCGCGGCCGACCTGGCCGTGGACCGCGCCCACGTGACCATGCTGGCCGAACAGGGGATCATCCCCGAGGAAACAGCCGGGGAGATCTTCGACGCGCTCGACGAGATCGAGGCGGCCGGTCACGAGGCGCTGCCCGATGGCGAGGACGTTCACGAGGCCATCGAAACTGCGGTTATCGACCGCGTCGGGCCCGAGGGCGGCAAGATGCACACCGGGCGCTCGCGCAACGACGAGGTCGCGAGCTGTCTGCGCTTTCAGCTCCGGGCCGACCTGCTGGAGACCCTCGATGCCGTCATCGCCTTTCGCGAGACGCTTCTCTCGGTCGCCGGGGACAACCTGGACACCGTCATGCCGGGGTACACCCACCTTCAGCCGGCCCAGCCGACGACGGTCGCTCACTACCTGGCCTCCTACGAGAGCGCGGCCGCCCGGGACACCGAACGGTTGCTCGATGCCTACGACCGGACCAACCGCTCGCCGCTGGGTGCGGCGGCGCTGGCCGGGACCCCCTTCGACGTGGACCGGGAACGGACCGCCGAACTCCTGGGCTTCGATTCGATCGTTGAGAACAGCCTCGATGCGGTCGCCGGCCGGGACTTCCTCCTGGAGGCCCTGAGCGCGATCGCCGGGCTCACGGTGACCCTCTCGGGGCTCGCAGAGGACCTGATCTTCTACGCGAATCGTGGGTACATCACCCTGGACGACGATTACGCCTCGACCTCCTCGATCATGCCCCAGAAGAAAAACCCCGACTCCCTGGAGCTGGTCCGGGCGACCGCCGGGGACGCCGCCGGGGCCCTGCAGGGGCTCATGACGACCATCGCCGGCCTCCCGCGGGCGTACAACCGCGACCTCCAGCGGGCCACACCCCACGTCTGGGAGCCGGTGGCGGCCGTCACGGAGGCGACCGAAGTCGCGGCCGGAGCGGTTGGCACCCTGGACTGGAACGAGGCGGTCCTCGAACAGGCGGCCGGCGAGGGGTTCTCGACGGCCACGGGGATCGCCGATCGGCTGGCGATGAGCGGGCTCCCGTTCCGCACGGCCCACGAAATCGTCGCGACGACCGCCCAGACACTCGAATCGGCGGGCGAAATCGACGACGGAGCCCCGGACGACGCGGCCACCATCGAGGCGCTCGCGGCGGCCACCGAAGCGACGACCGGGTCACCACTCGAGGAGTTCGTCGATCGCGAGGAACTCACGGCGCTACTCGATCCCGCTGAGAGTGTTGCGGCCAGGGATTCCCGCGGCGGGCCCGCGCCATCACAGGTCGAACAGGCACTCGCGGACGCCCGGTCGGGCGTCGAGGCCGACCGGCGGGCCGTGACGAAACGCCAGGCGGCCATCGACGCCGCCGAACAGGCACGCATGGAGGTCGATTTCCGATGA
- a CDS encoding DUF998 domain-containing protein: MTAENHTGPVPTQGMSARSLAGLGTALAGIIAFMGIITGEVLYPNYSTRQDISDLGSTRPPNPVIHEPSATIFNSTMVISGLCLLVAAYFAYRALGRADFPLLLGVFGLGALGVGVFPGNVTPWHGLAALLTFFAGGVTAIYSVRIVDRPFAVLCGLLGGISLTILVSLIALGIAGVPHPLDFLGSGGVERWVAYPLLLWAVVFGGYLMGADSTVG, encoded by the coding sequence ATGACAGCTGAGAATCACACGGGGCCGGTACCGACCCAGGGGATGTCCGCCCGCTCGCTCGCGGGGTTGGGGACCGCTCTCGCAGGAATCATCGCCTTCATGGGGATCATCACCGGCGAGGTGCTCTACCCGAACTACTCCACTCGCCAGGACATCAGCGACCTCGGTTCGACGCGCCCCCCGAACCCGGTCATCCACGAGCCGTCCGCGACGATTTTCAACTCCACGATGGTGATTTCGGGGCTCTGCCTGCTGGTCGCCGCGTACTTCGCGTATCGAGCGCTCGGCCGGGCGGATTTTCCGCTCTTGCTCGGCGTGTTCGGTCTCGGTGCGCTCGGAGTTGGTGTGTTTCCGGGGAACGTCACTCCCTGGCACGGCCTCGCCGCCTTGCTCACCTTCTTCGCGGGTGGGGTGACGGCGATTTACTCGGTCCGAATCGTGGACCGGCCCTTCGCGGTGCTCTGTGGGCTCCTGGGTGGGATTTCCCTTACCATCCTCGTAAGTCTGATCGCGCTCGGGATCGCTGGCGTGCCCCATCCGCTGGATTTCCTCGGCTCCGGCGGCGTGGAGCGCTGGGTCGCCTATCCGCTCCTGCTCTGGGCGGTAGTCTTCGGTGGGTATCTGATGGGTGCGGATTCGACTGTGGGGTAG
- a CDS encoding amphi-Trp domain-containing protein gives MGELETEAEKTRKQIALYLRDLADQLEADGAVCLDLGGKEVVLNPTDPVTFKLEGESDWSAGETEAKQSIELELVWRTPATTPEEGELTIEE, from the coding sequence ATGGGAGAACTCGAAACCGAAGCCGAGAAGACACGCAAGCAGATCGCCCTCTACCTGCGGGATCTCGCCGATCAGCTGGAGGCCGATGGCGCGGTCTGTCTGGACCTCGGGGGAAAGGAGGTGGTGTTGAACCCGACCGATCCGGTCACCTTCAAGCTGGAGGGTGAGTCGGACTGGTCGGCGGGCGAGACGGAGGCCAAACAGAGTATCGAACTCGAACTGGTCTGGCGGACGCCGGCGACCACGCCCGAGGAGGGGGAACTGACGATCGAGGAGTAA